In Trichoderma asperellum chromosome 1, complete sequence, a single window of DNA contains:
- a CDS encoding uncharacterized protein (EggNog:ENOG41) → MLCYVMLCPLQCDDNLRTNIRALETLLDTMEAKSDERPPPHVCIHPQCGACGQLFVPGERTVALLFTETTSTCLVYNAYEFSASGYAQQSKTGDHVFYKIPDRPLDLGTEESITMHTDCFQLCRQAFKSYKYRRDSQFNGGYRRDFRRLWLAATWRYPWKSMAPLKLPSYSALADPSPSVISRLCGFKKEFLPEIATLIQTYSQSSIIWRFDAALQLVEELNFATADEEEAITCALSEVLCWSRNGSPDGSLKLVQDELADPCVCLIIDSRGIKSINRLSEHSATLAAQISIHPNVLIIEPVETVKSMHVEFRLGRSRLHLPMASSINVWSAPIPMPNFLDIKNHGNAAASSTSMYLSSHFVATSLDPRHCTGISFFITGITGSKIVGIYGHGHRDLRHSETFEYMSSFHGCRLIWIYIPLAANDKINAIGVRRSAPLREPHSITLQMASGQYMIGIPPTKAPVYETLYTAAEQQHATLIHSSPCNSGASVIKADTNYKIIACGIQSDVPPLPAACSSSASLENVLSISIFTDRLTKLCKGIMIEYNNGLKRALGQCRIGMDSVHRYQKPSSISYASTYQPTCGKHKLSCKGIHVVFDFQNQLHVQDKELIWEHYEMKGQLYFWFTTHEVYLKVSQD, encoded by the exons ATGTTATGCTATGTTATGTTATGCCCATTGCAGTGCGACGACAACCTGCGAACGAATATACGTGCCCTCGAAACCCTGCTTGATACCATGGAAGCCAAGAGTGATGAGAGACCACCACCGCACGTCTGCATCCATCCACAATGTGGCGCCTGTGGACAGCTATTTGTGCCTGGTGAGCGTACTGTCGCAC TGCTCTTCACCGAGACTACGTCTACATGTCTGGTGTACAATGCGTACGAGTTTTCAGCTAGCGGTTATGCTCAGCAGTCGAAAACAGGCGACCATGTCTTCTACAAGATACCAGACCGTCCTCTCGACCTTGGCACGGAAGAAAGCATCACGATGCACACGGATTGCTTCCAGCTATGCCGCCAGGCCTTTAAAAGCTACAAGTATAGGCGCGACTCCCAATTCAACGGCGGCTACAGACGAGATTTCAGGCGCCTATGGCTCGCAGCAACGTGGAGATATCCTTGGAAAAGCATGGCGCCTCTCAAGCTGCCTAGCTACAGCGCTCTCGCAGATCCATCTCCCAGCGTTATAAGTAGACTCTGTGGCTTCAAGAAGGAGTTTCTTCCAGAAATCGCCACCCTCATCCAGACTTATTCGCAGTCTAGCATAATTTGGAGATTTGATGCCGCACTCCAACTTGTGGAGGAACTGAACTTTGCTACagcggatgaagaagaagccattaCCTGTGCGCTTTCTGAGGTGCTGTGCTGGTCTCGCAACGGTTCCCCCGATGGTTCTCTCAAGCTTGTGCAAGACGAGCTTGCCGACCCTTGTGTGTGTCTCATTATCGACTCTCGAGGCATCAAGTCGATAAACAGATTATCTGAACATTCAGCAACTTTAGCGGCCCAAATCTCCATTCACCCCAATGTATTGATAATAGAGCCGGTGGAGACTGTAAAATCAATGCATGTAGAATTCAGG CTCGGGAGGAGCCGCTTACACCTTCCCATGGCATCAAGTATCAACGTCTGGAGCGCACCAATACCTATGCCGAATTTTCTAGACATTAAAAATCATGGGAACGCTGCAGCTTCGTCTACGTCTATGTACTTGTCCTCCCATTTCGTCGCCACCAGTCTAGATCCCCGTCACTGCACGggaatctccttcttcatcacaGGGATAACTGGCAGTAAGATAGTTGGTATATATGGACATGGCCATCGAGACTTGCGCCACTCAGAGACATTTGAATATATGAGTTCTTTCCACGGATGCCGTCTCATCTGGATATACATACCACTGGCCGCCAACGACAAGATTAACGCAATCGGTGTCAGGCGTAGCGCTCCACTGCGCGAGCCACACTCTATTACA TTGCAGATGGCCTCTGGACAATACATGATTGGTATTCCGCCGACAAAAGCCCCAGTCTATGAAACATTATATACAGCAGCAGAACAGCAGCATGCTACACTCATCCACAGTAGTCCATGCAACAGCGGCGCCTCAGTCATCAAGGCTGACACgaattataagattatagCTTGTGGCATCCAATCAGATGTACCGCCCCTGCCTGCTGCATGCTCGTCGTCAGCGTCACTGGAGAATGTATTAAGCATTTCTATCTTTACTGACAGGCTAACGAAATTATGCAAAGGCATAATGATTGAGTATAACAATGGCTTAAAGAGAGCCCTTGGACAGTGCCGTATAGGCATGGATTCTGTCCACAGGTATCAGAAGCCATCGAGCATATCGTATGCTAGCACCTATCAACCAACATGCGGAAAGCATAAATTATCATGCAAGGGTATACATGTTGTCTTTGACTTTCAAAATCAGCTACATGTTCAAGATAAGGAGTTGATATGGGAGCATTATGAAATGAAAGGCCAGCTGTACTTTTGGTTCACGACGCATGAGgtttatttaaaggtttCTCAAGATTAG
- a CDS encoding uncharacterized protein (EggNog:ENOG41) — protein MTTLKYQPLIQAREIRLIDIFPGNTSDIVRVHLYHSILSQENPPHYEALSYVWGSADDRVAVEVQLADSAAGVAHLARLMVTPNLTTALRHLRYPDRPRTVWADAICINQEDHAERSRQVLLMADVYHRANRVIAFLGPECDDSTYALDTLEHVGAMVQVNFANGDVSPSLAGGDELHWADMQQPPPFGHRAMLAIYHLIDREWFDRVWIRQEIGLGYRGAVLLCGNKQTPWQHFSRAVFTLRRKPLTHEGLMGVLDAAQRRAFGDRLSRVDTVALYSVRGFRLANLRRQIAGSRCSDARDRIYGVLGSLREVERGIGIVPDYTLTVAEVYTDAARKQMLHTGGLTLFSQCDLSARPRFPELPSWVPDWSTELSSSIMHAFVPLLLSDLPAFDLIDGRLIRAWGIRCGTVSRVIPISEVLSDKGSSLADVMLEMRRVFHDAYKAVAAQCSHEGFLTAFARALWLGDFADRWFPASSHRPPFEDCVALTAAIVGEWPGHGKIPTLPFSDPVAALYLDIVRDACRTRALLLAQDGYVGLAPGTTAVGDDVVMLFGCNAPIVVRSAATNAVYPQSSGHDPLISHTQYRVVGECFVHGMMDGEIILGDLPHNVHSQFNALKFDRSARYIDVKTKIAREEDPRTQSFLARLVEKEILSLPTLECFEKFGKMKALTKAGYNVQTFDLI, from the coding sequence ATGACAACACTCAAATATCAGCCCCTTATACAGGCGCGAGAGATTCGACTCATTGACATCTTTCCTGGAAACACGTCCGATATAGTACGAGTCCATCTCTACCACAGCATTCTAAGCCAAGAAAACCCGCCTCACTATGAAGCCCTGTCGTACGTATGGGGCTCTGCTGACGATCGAGTCGCGGTCGAGGTTCAGCTTGCGGATTCGGCTGCTGGTGTTGCTCACCTCGCAAGGTTGATGGTCACGCCGAACCTAACGACGGCGTTGAGACACCTACGTTACCCAGACCGGCCACGTACTGTCTGGGCAGATGCTATCTGCATTAACCAGGAAGACCACGCCGAACGGTCCAGGCAGGTCCTGTTAATGGCGGATGTCTACCACCGTGCGAACAGGGTCATCGCTTTCCTTGGGCCCGAATGCGACGACAGCACATACGCCCTTGACACCCTGGAGCATGTGGGCGCCATGGTGCAAGTCAACTTTGCCAATGGCGATGTGAGTCCATCTCTTGCAGGTGGTGATGAGCTGCACTGGGCGGacatgcagcagcctccGCCATTCGGCCATCGCGCAATGCTCGCCATTTACCACCTGATTGATCGCGAATGGTTTGACCGAGTCTGGATCCGACAGGAAATTGGACTGGGCTACCGTGGCGCAGTGCTGCTGTGCGGCAATAAACAGACCCCATGGCAGCACTTTTCGCGCGCTGTCTTCACGCTCCGGCGCAAGCCTTTAACCCATGAAGGACTAATGGGTGTTTTGGACGCAGCTCAGAGGCGAGCTTTCGGAGACCGCCTCAGCAGGGTCGATACAGTCGCCTTGTATTCGGTTCGCGGGTTTCGGCTGGCGAACCTTCGGAGACAGATCGCAGGGTCGCGCTGTTCGGACGCTCGAGACCGGATATACGGCGTGCTGGGCAGCCTCCGCGAGGTAGAGCGCGGCATCGGAATCGTCCCCGACTATACGCTTACAGTTGCTGAGGTCTATACCGACGCCGCGCGCAAGCAGATGCTGCACACGGGGGGGCTCACGCTCTTCAGCCAGTGTGATCTCAGCGCAAGGCCACGTTTCCCTGAACTGCCCAGCTGGGTCCCCGACTGGTCGACCGAGTTGTCGTCTTCCATTATGCACGCCTTTGTACCGCTGCTGCTATCCGACTTGCCTGCCTTTGATCTAATCGATGGCCGCCTGATTCGTGCTTGGGGTATCCGCTGCGGAACGGTAAGCCGAGTCATTCCAATCAGCGAGGTGCTGTCGGATAAAGGAAGCAGCCTTGCGGATGTCATGCTGGAGATGCGGAGAGTATTCCACGACGCGTACAAGGCCGTTGCCGCTCAATGCAGCCACGAGGGGTTTCTGACGGCCTTTGCTCGCGCTCTCTGGCTTGGCGATTTTGCCGACCGATGGTTCCCTGCTTCGTCTCACCGGCCGCCATTCGAGGACTGCGTTGCTCTGACTGCTGCCATTGTGGGCGAGTGGCCTGGCCATGGCAAAATACCCACGCTGCCGTTTTCTGATCCCGTCGCCGCTCTATATCTCGATATCGTCCGCGACGCTTGTAGAACCCGCGCGTTATTGCTAGCACAAGACGGATACGTCGGTCTGGCGCCAGGAACGACTGCGGTCGGCGATGACGTGGTCATGTTATTCGGATGTAATGCGCCCATAGTAGTGCGTTCTGCTGCTACCAATGCCGTCTATCCACAATCATCTGGCCATGACCCTTTAATATCGCATACGCAGTACCGCGTAGTGGGCGAGTGCTTCGTCCATGGCATGATGGACGGCGAGATCATCCTCGGAGATCTGCCCCATAACGTCCACAGTCAGTTCAATGCGCTCAAGTTTGATCGCAGTGCGAGATACATTGACGTAAAAACGAAAATAGCGCGCGAGGAAGATCCAAGAACGCAATCTTTCTTGGCTAGACTGGTGGAGAAAGAGATTTTGAGTCTTCCGACCTTGGAGTGTTTTGAAAAGTTTGGAAAGATGAAGGCATTGACAAAAGCAGGGTACAATGTGCAAACTTTTGATCTTATTTAG
- a CDS encoding uncharacterized protein (EggNog:ENOG41~TransMembrane:1 (o767-787i)): MPTHSPPSPILQQSVKRQRQDSYDGTSSRNGFSSPEQQAGDANLGGAASSTSSGRSEASASAAVHPGLSVSSASVSAAPGPGPGPGPGLGAGATDAAGAAADGSTASTTTTAAAVAAAAGDGLAPTGKPGQSSNFRNVSACNRCRLRKNRCDQKLPSCASCSKVGVPCVGYDPITKKEIPRSYVFYLETRVEVLEKLLESKNIPFPPAEDLDLCSRPGADGSFPAVRDNSYSSHSEYTDHRTPRPHSHHSQRLDGALLPAKKQGDQSPAMMNIVSSSKPRSLASTSGVSFARVVLAAVQYSVPDQNGGSEKPVSSHHPNPTGAGTSMRDSFFGLHTRPTIQPATFPTRDVAMRLVTLYFEHANPQIPILHRGEFMRTFERAYAPDGPDLSARELYMLNMVFAIGCGVIVGEPIKAEASGGGGLSFQRSRNQCQPEEYHASAIVHLEECLSSSGGGLEVLQAVLLLANFALLRPVPPGLWYITGVAVRLAVDLGLHHEDGGDIDNGGGQNSSGHNPSDGSVNDPRDPSGGGSDRARRLWIRDMRRRLWWCTYSFDRLVSTCVGRPFGISDHVITTEFPSILDDDFITPNSFGSPRPSSEEPSYKRVAHHYFRLRILQSEILQVLQYNQAQIARTGAHARTLYPEMNRQLPSPYLVQFDSYRSWRIDIDRRLREWKDQAPLKHETGVAFSTEFLDLNYWQAIVLLYKQSLSIPTMFEGEYNPSNEVNSPTAFTAELREDEERIYLKVAEAGQKILRIYRQLHLSSLVSYTYLSTHHLFMAGISYLYAIWHSPTVRSRLTMDEVDFTVLAAKSVFTDMIDKCPPAETCRDAFDRTAKATIQMANSKGGFGSPVMQSRRPPTRRETTNWAPTPSDITPKRPAAPRHRHPPQHQHQQPEQHQHQQQQFQFDLAMGDSLSSPSLSTGGDMATPPVAMAHSHSHGRPSPSRRTGSYDDGSSVVDQSMIASPSVPRQATPSSTSGGNPFLTPQPQQQQQFGMQGHMEYPDAQTMDFLQTLGTGSNGGGFGGGMDQGQMDFGFGLNWEGIHNDYAEASSSAMNPFDSFFFGGPQGGNAAFGGSNGAGGHNDGNDMGSTGRGREGPDEGSMTL; encoded by the exons ATGCCCACGCATAGCCCGCCGTCTCCGATCCTCCAGCAAAGCGTCAAGCGTCAGCGGCAGGACTCGTACGACGGCACGTCATCGCGCAACGGATTCTCGAGCCCTGAGCAGCAAGCCGGCGATGCGAATCTAGGAGGGGCGGcgagcagcaccagcagcggtCGCAGCGAGGCCAGTGCCTCGGCTGCTGTGCACCCCGGCCTCTCtgtctcctctgcctctgtctctgctgcGCCAGGCCCCGGTCCCGGTCCCGGTCCCGGTCTCGGTGCGGGCGCAACtgacgctgctggtgctgcggcTGATGGTAGCACCGCCTCCACAACCACCACCGcggctgctgtcgctgccgctgctggcgacGGCCTTGCGCCGACTGGCAAGCCtgggcagagcagcaattTTCGCAACGTGAGCGCGTGCAATCGCTGTCGACTTCGCAAAAATAGGTGCGATCAGAAGCTGCCTAGCTGCGCGAGCTGCAGCAAGGTCGGCGTCCCTTGCGTTGGCTATGACCCTATAACAAAGAAGGAGATTCCTAGAAG CTATGTCTTCTATCTTGAAACCCGTGTCGaagtgctggagaagctcctGGAATCTAAAAATATCCCGTTCCCGCCGGCGGAGGATCTCGACCTATGCTCCCGGCCCGGAGCAGACGGCAGCTTCCCGGCCGTACGCGATAACAGTTACTCTAGCCACTCGGAATACACAGATCACCGCACCCCGCGGCCTCATAGTCACCATAGCCAGAGACTGGATGGTGCGCTGCTTCCAGCAAAGAAGCAGGGCGATCAGAGCCCTGCTATGATGAATATTGTCAGCTCATCGAAGCCGCGATCGCTTGCCTCCACATCAGGCGTCTCGTTTGCCCGTGTTGTACTTGCAGCCGTCCAGTATTCGGTACCGGACCAAAATGGCGGCTCTGAGAAGCCTGTCTCTTCTCATCACCCGAACCCGACTGGGGCCGGCACTTCTATGCGCGACTCATTCTTCGGTTTACATACTCGACCCACCATCCAACCGGCCACCTTTCCGACCAGGGACGTGGCCATGCGTCTGGTGACGCTTTACTTTGAGCATGCAAATCCGCAGATTCCCATCCTGCACCGCGGGGAGTTTATGCGCACCTTTGAGCGGGCGTATGCTCCTGACGGCCCGGATCTTAGCGCGAGGGAATTATACATGCTCAACATGGTCTTTGCTATTGGTTGTGGTGTCATCGTCGGCGAGCCAATCAAAGCGGAGGCttctggcggtggtggactGTCGTTTCAACGTAGCAGGAACCAATGCCAGCCGGAGGAATACCACGCAAGCGCAATCGTCCACCTTGAGGAGTGTCTCAGCAGCAGTGGAGGTGGGCTTGAGGTACTGCAGGCCGTCCTTTTGCTGGCCAACTTTGCACTTCTCCGACCTGTTCCGCCAGGCCTATGGTATATCACTGGCGTGGCAGTGCGCCTTGCAGTTGACCTTGGCCTCCATCACGAAGACGGAGGGGATATAGACAACGGTGGTGGGCAGAATTCCTCTGGCCATAATCCCTCTGATGGCTCTGTAAACGATCCGCGAGACCCTAGCGGTGGCGGCTCGGACCGAGCGAGACGTCTCTGGATCCGTGACATGAGGCGTCGACTGTGGTGGTGTACTTATTCGTTTGACCGGCTTGTAAGCACCTGCGTCGGTAGACCGTTTGGTATCAGCGACCATGTCATCACGACCGAGTTCCCTTCCATTCTTGACGATGATTTTATCACACCCAATAGCTTTGGTAGTCCACGCCCATCTAGCGAAGAGCCGAGCTATAAGCGCGTTGCTCACCATTATTTTAGGCTGCGCATACTGCAGTCGGAGATCCTTCAAGTCCTGCAATATAATCAGGCCCAAATCGCCAGGACTGGAGCCCACGCGAGGACACTCTATCCTGAGATGAACAGACAGTTGCCATCCCCGTATCTTGTCCAGTTTGACTCGTATAGATCATGGCGAATTGACATTGACCGGAGACTTCGTGAATGGAAGGACCAAGCGCCTTTAAAACATGAAACTGGGGTAGCCTTCTCGACGGAATTCCTAGACCTGAACTACTGGCAAGCCATTGTGCTGCTGTATAAGCAGAGCTTGAGTATCCCTACCATGTTTGAGGGAGAGTATAACCCTTCCAACGAGGTCAACAGCCCTACGGCCTTTACAGCCGAATTacgagaagacgaggagcgcATATACCTTAAAGTTGCCGAGGCAGGACAAAAGATTCTGCGTATATATAGACAGCTGCATCTGAGCAGCCTCGTAAGCTACACGTATCTGTCTACCCACCATTTGTTCATGGCAGGCATATCCTACCTTTACGCCATATGGCATTCTCCCACTGTGAGAAGCCGCCTG ACTATGGATGAAGTAGACTTTACAGTGCTGGCAGCAAAGTCAGTATTCACCGACATGATTGACAAATGCCCTCCGGCAGAGACTTGCCGCGACGCTTTTGACCGAACAGCCAAGGCCACCATCCAGATGGCCAACTCGAAAGGCGGTTTCGGTTCGCCCGTCATGCAATCACGGCGACCACCTACTCGAAGAGAGACTACCAACTGGGCTCCTACGCCTTCAGATATAACGCCTAAGaggccagcagcgcctcgGCATCGACACCCAccccagcatcagcatcagcagcctgagcaacatcagcatcagcagcagcaattccAGTTTGACTTGGCAATGGGCGACAGCCTTTCATCACCCAGCCTCTCAACCGGTGGAGATATGGCCACTCCACCAGTGGCAATGGCACACTCGCACAGCCATGGTCGGCCAAGCCCCTCACGGCGAACAGGCAGCTACGACGACGGAAGTTCTGTTGTGGATCAGTCAATGATTGCCTCGCCGTCTGTGCCTCGCCAGGCCAcgcccagcagcaccagcggcGGGAACCCGTTCCTGACTCCccaaccgcagcagcagcaacagtttGGGATGCAGGGGCATATGGAGTACCCCGATGCGCAAACAATGGATTTTTTGCAGACGCTGGGCACCGGGTCtaatggcggcggcttcggAGGCGGCATGGACCAAGGCCAGATGGACTTTGGATTTGGCTTGAACTGGGAGGGCATACACAACGACTACGCTGAGGCGTCATCCTCGGCGATGAATCCCTTtgattccttcttctttggcggaCCCCAAGGAGGGAACGCCGCCTTTGGTGGATCGaatggcgctggcggacaCAATGACGGGAATGATATGGGGTCgacaggaagaggaagagaaggaccTGACGAGGGATCCATGACCCTGTAA
- a CDS encoding uncharacterized protein (EggNog:ENOG41), producing MEFDLFDQYGRLKLAFKKASARSGSVRIDKRYRRQGMGREMVHVILQKALAKCNPHAFVAIARSASEVRDRCKGESEEEEDAIYDRRGARRNASQCL from the exons ATGGAGTTCGACCTCTTTGATCAATATGGTCGGCTTAAACTTGCTTTCAAGAAGGCCTCGGCTCGATCCGGTTCCG TGCGCATCGACAAGCGTTACAGGCGCCAAGGCATGGGCCGAGAGATGGTTCATGTCATCCTGCAGAAAGCTCTGGCCAAGTGCAATCCCCATGCATTCGTCGCCATCGCTCGTTCAGCGTCAGAGGTTAGAGACCGGTGTAAGGGCGAaagcgaggaagaagaagatgccatATATGACAGGAGAGGCGCACGCCGAAATGCTTCTCAATGTCTTTGA
- a CDS encoding uncharacterized protein (CAZy:GH43~EggNog:ENOG41~SECRETED:SignalP(1-15)) has translation MKGFIIASALGMAAAAPNAAVPVPYANTAPSANITLENIQKIDISMAGAKPGKRTLHGPFMGDFPDPSIIWGDGSWKAFATSSQGKNIPVAVSNDGLTGWTLQSQDALPNTGWARASAGIWAPDVQKNDAGTYVMYFTGTNSNGAHCIGVATSGAAAGPYTPTASPLICDDANGGVIDPSGYDDGVNRWILWKVDGNSRGGATTCQGGRPSGSTYFPTPIKIQRMARDALTLLDSPSTILDNWGSSNDGVVEAPALYKIADNNYVLFYSAHCYSSDDYDIEYAFSSTINGAYTNRGILARTVSNLGIYGPGGLDLDPNGVNVVFHGRTAPNTPNAARNLYTANLAINPNHAITGANW, from the exons ATGAAGGGTTTCATCATCGCTTCGGCTCTTGggatggctgcagctgcccccAATGCAGCTGTTCCTGTTCCCTATGCCAACACAGCTCCCTCTGCCAACATCACTCTCGAAAACATTCAAAAGATTGACATTAGCATGGCTGGGGCCAAACCTGGCAAGCGTACGCTTCACGGCCCTTTCATGGGCGACTTCCCCGATCCCTCGATTATCTGGGGCGATGGTTCTTGGAAGGCGTTTGCAACTTCGTCACAAGGGAAGAACATTCCTGTTGCTGTATCTAATGATGGCCTCACTGGCTGGACGTTGCAGTCACAAGACGCACTGCCCAACACCGGATGGGCTCGAGCTAGCGCCGGGATCTGGGCCCCGGATGTTCAAAAGAAT GACGCTGGCACCTATGTAATGTACTTTACCGGCACCAACAGCAACGGTGCTCATTGCATCGGTGTTGCGACATCAGGCGCTGCCGCCGGCCCCTATACTCCTACAGCAAGCCCTCTTATCTGCGACGATGCCAATGGCGGTGTCATTGACCCTTCGGGCTACGACGATGGAGTCAACCGCTGGATCTTGTGGAAGGTTGATGGCAACAGCCGTGGTGGTGCCACCACTTGTCAGGGCGGTAGACCTTCGGGATCTACTTATTTTCCAACGCCTATCAAGATCCAACGCATGGCTCGTGATGCTTTGACTCTGTTGGATAGCCCCAGCACTATCCTTGACAACTGGGGATCTTCCAACGACGGTGTTGTCGAGGCGCCTGCGCTCTACAAGATTGCCGACAACAACTATGTTCTCTTTTATAGCGCTCACTGCTACTCAAGCGATGACTATGACATTGAATATGCCTTTTCATCTACGATTAACGGAGCTTACACAAACCGCGGCATCTTGGCCAGGACAGTCTCCAACCTCGGCATCTACGGCCCCGGCGGTTTGGATCTCGACCCCAACGGCGTCAACGTTGTATTCCACGGCCGCACTGCTCCCAACACTCCTAACGCCGCAAGAAATTTGTACACCGCCAACCTTGCTATCAACCCTAACCATGCCATCACCGGTGCGAACTGGTAA
- a CDS encoding uncharacterized protein (EggNog:ENOG41~TransMembrane:1 (o67-90i)), whose product MPALPSFPRRLIGELTNTPALAASSSLPTRAIDGDAATLVARQQETPTFVVIPETYNATHSSLSTGAIVGVVIGSAAGFILLLMILYTILGFGPFSGLFRTKEVVETKSYVSRSMLSSARPKTKKPRRKVPTMRAADILSIRRERTTRTTKRRTERRGKAPEIVEPMRRKREPSPLTTITSSSSGAPGRAPRDHLPSDYDEENEVVVIEETTPSSRRHSRKAGPSRDTGKGRRSSSRRSGYSEDDDRRYRR is encoded by the coding sequence atgccTGCTCTGCCATCTTTTCCACGGCGGCTGATTGGTGAGCTTACCAATACCCCAGCCCTTGCCGCCTCTTCGTCGCTTCCAACAAGAGCCATCGATGGCGACGCCGCCACCCTCGTCGCTCGCCAGCAAGAGACGCCTAccttcgtcgtcatccccGAGACGTACAATGCGACTCACAGCTCCCTCTCAACcggcgccatcgtcggcGTCGTTATCGGCTCCGCCGCCGGCTTCatcctgctgctgatgatctTGTACACCATTCTCGGCTTCGGCCCGTTCTCCGGCCTCTTCCGCACCAAGGAAGTGGTCGAGACCAAATCATACGTCTCACGCAGTATGCTGAGTTCGGCACGCCCAAAGACCAAGAAACCCAGGAGGAAAGTGCCCACCATGCGTGCCGCCGATATCCTGTCGATCCGACGAGAGCGCACGACAAGGACGACCAAGCGCAGGActgagaggagagggaaagCACCCGAAATAGTTGAGCCcatgagaagaaagagggagcCGTCGCCACTAACCACCAtcacttcttcatcctctggcGCGCCCGGCCGAGCACCGAGGGACCACCTGCCCTCCGACTACGACGAGGAAAACGAAGTGGTGGTCATTGAGGAAACTACGCCGTCTTCAAGACGGCATAGCCGTAAAGCTGGTCCTTCCAGGGACACGGGCAAGGGGAGACGATCAAGCAGCCGGAGGTCTGGCTACAGTGAAGACGATGACAGGAGATACCGCCGCTAA